In Marinicella rhabdoformis, a genomic segment contains:
- a CDS encoding helix-turn-helix transcriptional regulator — translation MRRADRLIKITHFLRQRRQAVTAQQIAESFGICKRTVYRDIECLMDTGAPIRGEAGVGYTIDKKYYLPPVTFDADELEAIGLGISMVRLWTDDRFAEKANSALEKIAAVLPAELQGELKQITTYAVPNRPKTPWTVNFSELREFIRDQRKINMVYQDEKQQETTRTIRPLALLFFNPVWLLTGWCEKRNDFRNFRIDRIKAVTGSDQCFEDEPDKNLTAYLASVGVCQK, via the coding sequence ATGAGACGTGCGGACAGGTTGATTAAAATCACACACTTTTTGAGGCAAAGGCGCCAAGCAGTGACTGCGCAACAGATAGCGGAATCATTTGGCATATGTAAAAGAACTGTGTATCGAGACATTGAATGTTTGATGGATACCGGTGCGCCGATTCGAGGAGAGGCCGGTGTCGGTTATACCATTGATAAGAAATATTACCTTCCACCAGTCACTTTTGATGCTGACGAATTGGAAGCCATTGGTTTAGGCATCAGCATGGTGCGCCTGTGGACTGACGACCGGTTCGCTGAAAAAGCCAACAGTGCACTTGAAAAAATTGCCGCCGTGTTACCTGCTGAGCTACAAGGTGAGTTGAAACAAATCACCACTTATGCTGTGCCCAATCGACCAAAGACGCCATGGACTGTTAATTTTTCAGAATTACGAGAATTCATTCGTGACCAACGCAAAATCAACATGGTATACCAAGACGAAAAACAACAAGAAACCACCCGCACTATACGACCATTGGCTTTGTTGTTTTTTAATCCGGTGTGGTTATTGACGGGTTGGTGTGAAAAGCGAAATGATTTTCGAAACTTTCGCATTGACAGAATCAAAGCAGTGACAGGCAGTGATCAATGCTTTGAAGATGAACCTGATAAAAACCTGACTGCGTATTTGGCATCAGTGGGTGTGTGTCAAAAGTAA
- a CDS encoding VOC family protein: MLGYVTLGTNNLPRATAYYDALFETIGVGRSMEEENYFVAWSPGQLSPGIAATIPFDKKPATVGNGIMVALIMETPEQVDALYHKALELGGSDEGQPGFRPEGADKGFYAGYFRDLDGNKLNAFCMVE, from the coding sequence ATGCTTGGCTACGTCACATTAGGAACCAACAATTTACCACGCGCCACCGCTTACTATGATGCTTTGTTTGAAACCATAGGCGTGGGTCGTTCTATGGAAGAGGAGAACTACTTTGTCGCCTGGTCACCGGGTCAATTGTCACCCGGCATTGCGGCCACCATACCTTTCGATAAAAAACCTGCAACCGTCGGAAATGGCATAATGGTGGCATTGATTATGGAAACACCTGAACAGGTTGATGCACTTTACCACAAAGCATTGGAACTTGGGGGCAGCGACGAAGGCCAACCTGGCTTCAGACCAGAAGGTGCCGACAAGGGCTTTTATGCCGGCTACTTCCGTGATTTAGATGGTAATAAACTGAATGCCTTTTGTATGGTGGAATAA
- a CDS encoding winged helix-turn-helix domain-containing protein, whose translation MAKQYWLGDFYVDLSRNQITQNTKVQTLAPKALAVLTCLAESHGQVVSQDRLLSQVWPDTVVSPNTLQRSIAQLRKALGDDGKGQSFIKTHAKQGYSLECEVKWQDHTSNSHNKNELPNQEGLKTGEKSTKASAVRTVFVVVAILVFGLWGFSYQKPQPSAGLTFDALHLLTATDDKEFDPTYSPDGQYIVFHRYLGTLCKDRIWAKHIDSQQEIQLTKDWGSYGSHDFSPDGKKLVFFATQACDAPVTQKDCYDLVTLDFEQALHSPQQPNIILQCKQSKVVKPKWISDDHIVMFQKQSERWKLIKYSISDNLSTDLYNPTEGGLIDFAFSPQKHLFAVTRIHSDNQQYIEMLDLDGKLLSSHTIKRPPEVLEHRRIRPNFDPMNDQLIFSTGRQMFTLSYQGEVTKINLPFDDRMIQPVFHPDGDRLLLIKGPYDSDIVKLPLNELQNQNPPSETYESFERSTLGEDYAIFQPGGSLMAFWSERSGEQQLWISDGNTLTMLTDFPTDSFIRGIDWAADGQSLLVNANGVLNKIDLDGKRTIFPMPYAVWQLFQWDSENNTALLEVFDKGVSQYLEYDLNHSTSKSIADTAIKWAAKTADGRLIYKDKLDRFWQPGAVEPEKILDLDHQGDRANSFVIKGHVIYAINSQHQLWSYDLNTRLFTVLGQVREEVDYLTDVSESHVLLGVRMSAKKEVVELTVGK comes from the coding sequence ATGGCAAAACAGTATTGGCTTGGTGATTTTTATGTGGATTTATCGAGAAATCAAATCACCCAAAACACAAAAGTTCAGACACTTGCACCTAAAGCGTTGGCGGTTTTAACCTGTCTTGCTGAAAGTCATGGTCAAGTAGTGAGTCAGGACCGCTTGTTGTCTCAAGTTTGGCCTGATACTGTGGTGTCTCCCAATACCTTACAAAGAAGCATCGCCCAATTAAGAAAAGCACTTGGAGATGATGGTAAAGGGCAATCTTTCATCAAAACCCACGCCAAACAAGGATACAGTTTGGAGTGTGAGGTCAAATGGCAAGACCATACTTCAAACAGTCACAATAAAAACGAACTGCCAAACCAAGAAGGTTTAAAAACAGGGGAAAAAAGCACGAAGGCTTCGGCTGTTAGGACGGTATTTGTTGTCGTTGCGATATTGGTATTTGGATTGTGGGGGTTCTCATACCAAAAGCCTCAACCATCAGCTGGCCTCACTTTTGATGCATTGCATTTGCTGACGGCCACGGATGACAAGGAATTTGATCCGACTTATTCGCCGGACGGTCAATACATTGTTTTCCATCGCTATTTAGGCACTTTGTGTAAAGACAGGATTTGGGCCAAGCACATAGACAGTCAACAGGAAATTCAACTGACAAAGGATTGGGGTTCTTATGGCAGTCATGATTTCTCACCGGATGGTAAAAAGCTGGTGTTTTTTGCGACCCAAGCCTGTGATGCACCCGTGACCCAAAAGGATTGTTATGATTTGGTAACTTTAGATTTTGAGCAGGCTTTACACAGTCCGCAACAACCCAATATCATACTGCAATGCAAGCAGTCAAAAGTGGTCAAGCCCAAATGGATCAGCGATGACCATATTGTCATGTTTCAAAAGCAATCTGAACGATGGAAGTTAATCAAATACTCGATCAGTGATAACCTCAGTACAGACTTATATAATCCAACTGAAGGTGGCTTAATCGATTTTGCCTTCTCGCCACAAAAGCATTTATTCGCAGTGACCCGCATCCACAGTGACAATCAACAATACATTGAAATGCTAGACCTTGATGGTAAGCTGTTATCAAGCCACACCATAAAACGACCACCCGAGGTTTTAGAGCATCGCCGCATTCGACCCAACTTCGATCCCATGAATGACCAGTTGATTTTCAGCACTGGCAGGCAAATGTTCACCCTTTCCTACCAAGGTGAAGTGACCAAAATCAACTTGCCTTTTGATGACAGAATGATACAACCGGTATTTCATCCTGACGGTGACCGCTTGCTGTTAATCAAAGGGCCGTATGACAGTGACATCGTTAAGTTGCCATTGAATGAACTACAAAATCAGAACCCACCATCAGAAACTTATGAATCTTTCGAACGTTCCACGTTGGGAGAAGATTATGCGATTTTTCAGCCTGGTGGATCATTGATGGCGTTTTGGTCTGAACGGTCAGGTGAACAACAACTGTGGATCAGTGATGGCAATACATTAACCATGCTGACAGACTTTCCAACCGACAGTTTTATTCGTGGTATAGACTGGGCGGCTGATGGCCAAAGTTTACTGGTCAATGCCAATGGGGTGCTAAACAAAATTGACTTAGATGGCAAACGTACAATATTCCCCATGCCCTATGCTGTGTGGCAACTGTTTCAATGGGACAGTGAGAACAATACGGCTTTGCTAGAGGTGTTTGATAAGGGCGTGAGCCAATATCTTGAATATGATTTGAACCACTCAACAAGTAAAAGCATAGCTGACACAGCAATAAAATGGGCAGCAAAAACTGCTGACGGTCGCTTGATATATAAGGACAAATTAGATCGATTTTGGCAGCCTGGTGCTGTAGAACCAGAAAAGATTCTGGATCTAGACCATCAAGGAGACAGGGCGAACAGTTTTGTTATTAAAGGTCATGTTATTTACGCCATCAACAGCCAGCACCAGTTGTGGTCATATGACCTCAATACCCGGTTATTTACTGTGTTGGGCCAGGTTCGAGAAGAAGTTGACTATTTAACAGATGTCAGTGAAAGCCACGTTTTGCTTGGGGTCAGGATGTCAGCCAAAAAAGAAGTGGTGGAACTGACTGTGGGTAAGTAA
- a CDS encoding alpha/beta hydrolase, with the protein MKNKTLLTLLLLLTVFTASADKGKTYDIPGTQVIPIRDSVKGYQYELYIKLPGDYENDEKTSYPVIYFTDAVWHIEGLSAATAYLMENSILVGISWQKDIDEDLIKDVGKHVSRNRDYTARKSDKPERQAKFKFGQASQHLNFIRNDVIAYIEKNYRTDSAQRSYFGYSLGGEFGIYALLTQPDTFNNYILGSPSLREAGVTYFSTLASQNAAKLENLNAQVFISYGTLEQKAAVHIESFIALLKNIKSTGLSLNHPVIEGNHQTAFPLTVVRAVTWLNNSINSGEQL; encoded by the coding sequence ATGAAGAATAAAACACTGCTCACCTTATTGTTATTACTAACAGTTTTTACCGCCTCCGCCGACAAAGGCAAAACGTATGACATACCAGGAACCCAAGTCATTCCGATCAGGGATTCGGTTAAAGGGTATCAATATGAACTGTATATCAAATTGCCTGGTGACTATGAAAATGATGAAAAGACCAGCTATCCAGTGATTTATTTCACCGATGCGGTATGGCACATCGAAGGCTTATCAGCCGCCACTGCTTATCTCATGGAAAACAGTATTTTGGTCGGCATCTCATGGCAGAAAGACATCGATGAAGATTTAATCAAAGATGTTGGCAAACATGTCAGCAGAAACAGAGATTATACTGCCCGCAAATCAGATAAACCCGAACGCCAAGCCAAATTCAAATTTGGACAAGCCAGTCAGCATTTGAATTTCATCCGCAATGACGTCATCGCTTACATCGAAAAAAACTACCGTACCGATTCTGCTCAACGCAGCTATTTTGGATATTCACTTGGTGGAGAATTCGGTATTTACGCACTGCTGACCCAACCAGATACTTTCAACAATTACATCCTCGGCAGCCCCTCACTTCGTGAAGCCGGTGTTACATACTTTTCAACATTAGCCTCGCAGAATGCAGCAAAACTCGAAAACTTAAATGCCCAAGTGTTCATTTCCTACGGTACATTGGAACAAAAAGCGGCCGTGCACATTGAATCGTTTATTGCTTTATTAAAAAACATAAAATCTACTGGCTTGTCATTAAACCACCCTGTCATTGAAGGCAATCACCAAACTGCGTTCCCCTTGACCGTGGTACGCGCCGTTACTTGGTTAAACAACAGCATAAATTCTGGAGAACAACTATGA
- a CDS encoding PD40 domain-containing protein, with protein MRTTVKVKSLLMSLTLTFSINTHANVERDYPVMKGPLMGQKPPGMVAEPFAPGIISQSGWDIEGVFAPGMKEFYFTTRSGEGQPITVTGFRQQDGIWKKYLQFKRKGEVSFSPDGQRMHLAEGYKDRVADGWSDRKSLGPVFDRADWGIMRLTASAKGTYVFDDYKSKDVIRISTVENGQRQAPQLMGPEINSGEWTAHPFIAPDESYLIWDSEREGGFGDSDLYISFKQNDGSWGPAINMGEQVNSAGWDAYATVTSDGKYILFNRTVAEGNTGIYWVDAKVIETLRQQNQIETKH; from the coding sequence ATGAGAACAACTGTGAAAGTCAAATCACTATTGATGTCCTTGACGCTCACCTTTTCTATCAACACCCACGCCAATGTAGAAAGGGACTATCCCGTCATGAAAGGCCCACTGATGGGACAAAAACCACCCGGCATGGTGGCAGAGCCTTTTGCACCAGGTATCATTTCTCAGTCTGGCTGGGATATTGAAGGTGTATTCGCCCCAGGTATGAAAGAATTTTATTTCACCACGCGCAGCGGCGAAGGACAGCCCATTACCGTTACAGGGTTTCGTCAGCAAGATGGTATTTGGAAAAAGTACTTACAATTCAAAAGAAAAGGTGAAGTCAGCTTCTCACCAGATGGACAACGCATGCACTTGGCTGAAGGCTATAAAGACCGTGTCGCTGACGGTTGGTCAGATCGCAAAAGCTTGGGCCCTGTTTTTGATCGAGCAGATTGGGGCATCATGCGCCTTACTGCCTCGGCCAAAGGCACTTATGTCTTTGATGACTATAAAAGTAAAGACGTCATACGAATTTCAACAGTTGAAAATGGTCAACGCCAAGCACCCCAACTGATGGGCCCTGAGATAAACAGTGGAGAATGGACCGCACACCCTTTTATTGCACCGGATGAAAGTTACCTGATTTGGGACAGTGAACGTGAAGGTGGTTTCGGGGACTCTGACCTCTACATCAGTTTCAAGCAAAATGATGGCTCATGGGGCCCTGCCATCAACATGGGTGAACAAGTAAACTCCGCCGGTTGGGATGCCTATGCGACGGTTACTTCTGATGGAAAATACATCTTGTTCAACCGAACTGTAGCAGAAGGTAATACCGGTATTTATTGGGTCGATGCCAAGGTTATTGAAACACTCAGGCAGCAAAATCAAATTGAAACAAAGCATTAA
- a CDS encoding helix-turn-helix domain-containing protein: MNRTNHVNKELIADQESTSYLKAAFEKVVSQIKQTEHLKLIWWCLATCILCGTLARYLSVSSGFTFGILMVLGSGGCVWFWLLSRALFRDSMVLYSKIVWIVPVVIAVEAVEALMTQASSNGAMNEFSRVFNNLTSLVCIAAIVYVWNETLNGFSKIRSKPERRFRIAFLSVFSFIVAVAVLWVMGAKAETFASEWNNGLMTFCALTGMIGSRLAVAYRLRTLLSQSSRSQLIETHALAKSADELSSVSDANLIADKVIRAIESEALLTQPNLKVSNLADYIDEQEYKVTRCITNTLNYRNFNHMVNKYRIDRALNMLKNPENSHLNIATIAFDCGYNSLGPFNRAFKQYTDKTPSQYRLVNIDKI; this comes from the coding sequence ATGAATCGAACCAATCACGTTAACAAAGAGCTCATTGCAGACCAAGAATCCACTTCGTATTTGAAGGCTGCTTTTGAAAAAGTAGTGAGCCAAATCAAACAAACAGAGCATTTGAAATTGATTTGGTGGTGCTTGGCCACGTGTATTTTATGCGGTACTTTGGCCAGATATTTGTCAGTATCAAGCGGGTTTACTTTTGGAATTTTGATGGTGTTGGGCTCAGGGGGTTGTGTTTGGTTTTGGTTATTGAGTCGAGCGCTTTTCCGCGACAGTATGGTCTTGTATTCGAAAATAGTTTGGATTGTCCCGGTGGTTATTGCAGTAGAGGCCGTTGAAGCACTTATGACACAAGCAAGCAGTAACGGCGCGATGAATGAATTCTCTAGGGTGTTCAATAATTTGACATCTTTGGTCTGCATAGCCGCAATCGTTTATGTTTGGAATGAAACCCTCAATGGTTTCAGTAAAATTCGTTCAAAACCAGAGCGTCGCTTCAGAATTGCTTTTTTGAGTGTCTTCAGTTTTATTGTTGCTGTCGCTGTGCTGTGGGTAATGGGTGCAAAAGCTGAAACGTTTGCATCTGAATGGAACAATGGTCTGATGACGTTTTGTGCTTTGACCGGGATGATTGGCAGTCGCTTGGCTGTGGCGTATCGATTGCGTACTTTGCTTTCTCAATCTTCGCGTTCTCAATTGATAGAAACACATGCTTTAGCAAAATCAGCTGATGAATTAAGCTCAGTTAGTGATGCCAATTTAATCGCTGATAAAGTCATTCGAGCGATTGAAAGTGAAGCCTTGCTCACTCAACCCAATCTGAAAGTTTCTAACTTGGCTGATTATATTGATGAGCAAGAATACAAAGTGACACGTTGTATTACCAACACCCTGAATTACCGAAATTTCAATCACATGGTTAATAAGTATCGCATAGACCGTGCGCTTAACATGCTGAAAAACCCTGAGAATAGCCACCTGAACATTGCCACCATCGCTTTTGATTGTGGCTATAACTCATTAGGGCCATTCAACAGGGCATTCAAACAATACACGGATAAAACGCCAAGCCAATACCGCCTAGTCAATATCGATAAGATTTAA
- a CDS encoding DUF2306 domain-containing protein produces MTTQTLSGPWWLSDSFAKKALNGSAKFWFATVLVGQAIFSYYIVMFYYLATANQDIERFNEIMPGGYIQGDFWGNIAVVAHVLLAAVITVGGLIQLIPIIRSKWPAIHRWNGRLYVMTALVISLTGMFMVITRYDKIVGTLIGHTAVMINGFIIVVCAVKAFKYARMRKFALHRIWALRLFLAASGVWMFRVGMMAWLSIHGKPVGFDPVSFSGPFLTALYVTVYILPLFFLEIYLRSQRSRSVPKQFLTATMVILISFIIILGVFGAAMGMWLPRI; encoded by the coding sequence ATGACGACACAAACATTATCAGGCCCTTGGTGGCTGTCTGACTCATTCGCCAAAAAAGCATTGAATGGATCAGCTAAATTTTGGTTCGCAACCGTCTTGGTAGGCCAGGCGATATTTTCATATTACATTGTTATGTTTTATTACCTAGCCACAGCAAACCAAGATATAGAGCGATTCAATGAAATCATGCCTGGAGGGTACATACAAGGCGACTTTTGGGGCAACATTGCTGTGGTGGCCCATGTGCTGTTGGCCGCCGTTATAACTGTTGGCGGGTTGATACAACTCATCCCCATCATACGCAGTAAATGGCCTGCCATACACAGGTGGAACGGTCGCCTTTATGTCATGACAGCCCTGGTCATAAGTTTAACTGGCATGTTCATGGTCATTACACGATACGACAAAATAGTCGGCACCTTGATAGGACACACAGCTGTCATGATCAACGGTTTCATCATTGTGGTGTGTGCTGTTAAGGCCTTTAAATATGCCCGCATGAGAAAATTTGCGCTACACCGCATTTGGGCGTTGCGTTTGTTCCTCGCGGCCAGTGGTGTCTGGATGTTTAGGGTCGGTATGATGGCTTGGTTGAGCATTCATGGCAAACCTGTTGGTTTTGACCCAGTCAGTTTTTCAGGACCTTTCTTGACTGCGCTTTACGTCACCGTCTATATCCTGCCCTTGTTCTTCTTGGAAATTTACCTGCGTTCACAAAGAAGTCGATCTGTGCCAAAGCAGTTTTTGACAGCCACTATGGTTATTTTAATCAGCTTCATCATCATACTCGGTGTCTTCGGTGCCGCCATGGGGATGTGGCTGCCAAGAATATAA
- a CDS encoding ribonucleotide-diphosphate reductase subunit beta, translating to MMNWDDPLGTGQETQESKAEPKVAEKPATEAKTQQAVEAKKEQAINVTPENTIKNAMSGVEPVRAEDKRVVNGLTDVNQLAPFKYPWAWKFFLNANKNHWTPLDINMTQDVHDYNKKLTEDEKHVYQNVLSYLTTSDILAMRNIGLAVMEKMSAPELQIYQARQVYEEALHTWTYQHCIETIGLDQGEIYNRYRVVPEINQKIQVANRRLDSIMRPGIDLNDKDELENFVLAYMFFGAIFEGCWFYNGFSPIFALQRRGLMKGTAEQLQYIMRDEVMHCSFGIRVVKQIIEENDVKLDPAKIREMWDESEAAEVGYAKYLLRRPILGYSADDHSEQFRYIANRRARQLGIEEPFPGAECTLPWLDEQSNMRKEKNFFETRVTEYQTGGALSWD from the coding sequence ATGATGAATTGGGATGATCCATTAGGCACTGGACAAGAGACGCAAGAATCTAAGGCCGAACCTAAAGTGGCAGAAAAGCCAGCAACGGAAGCAAAAACACAACAAGCGGTTGAAGCCAAAAAAGAGCAGGCAATCAACGTCACACCAGAAAACACTATTAAAAATGCCATGAGCGGTGTTGAACCAGTGCGCGCTGAAGACAAGCGTGTGGTGAATGGTTTAACGGACGTCAATCAACTGGCACCGTTCAAGTACCCATGGGCTTGGAAATTCTTTTTGAATGCCAACAAAAACCACTGGACGCCTTTGGATATCAACATGACCCAAGACGTACATGACTACAACAAAAAGCTGACAGAAGACGAAAAGCACGTTTACCAAAATGTGTTGTCCTATTTGACCACCTCAGACATCTTGGCGATGCGCAACATCGGCTTGGCCGTGATGGAAAAAATGTCGGCCCCAGAGTTACAAATATACCAAGCGCGTCAGGTGTATGAAGAAGCCTTGCACACTTGGACTTACCAGCATTGTATTGAAACCATTGGTTTGGACCAAGGCGAAATATACAACCGTTATCGTGTTGTGCCTGAAATCAACCAAAAGATTCAAGTCGCTAACCGCCGACTTGATTCCATCATGCGACCCGGCATCGACCTGAATGACAAAGACGAGTTAGAAAACTTCGTCTTGGCTTACATGTTCTTTGGTGCGATCTTTGAAGGTTGTTGGTTCTACAACGGCTTCAGCCCTATCTTCGCTTTGCAAAGACGTGGCCTGATGAAAGGCACCGCCGAACAGCTGCAATACATCATGCGCGACGAAGTCATGCATTGTTCCTTCGGCATCCGCGTGGTGAAACAAATCATCGAAGAAAACGACGTCAAATTAGACCCAGCCAAAATCCGCGAAATGTGGGACGAATCAGAAGCCGCCGAAGTCGGTTACGCCAAATACCTGCTGCGCCGCCCAATCCTCGGCTATTCAGCGGACGACCACTCAGAACAATTCCGCTACATCGCCAACAGACGCGCCCGCCAACTGGGCATCGAAGAACCCTTCCCCGGTGCCGAATGCACTTTGCCCTGGCTAGACGAACAATCCAACATGCGCAAAGAGAAAAACTTCTTCGAAACGCGGGTTACTGAGTACCAGACAGGTGGTGCTTTGAGTTGGGATTGA